DNA sequence from the Caminibacter pacificus genome:
ATCCATTTTGACATAAGCAAAGAAATAATACTTCCCGAAAACCCGATAATAACGGCAATTATAGCAAGTCCCGTTACACTTTGAGGGTCGATTCTAACTCCGAAAATCAATTCGATTAAAAATAGCGATAAATATATCGATGCCATTACGGCTATGTTCATAATTATAAGCATTAAAAAACTAAACATATGTCATCTCCTTAACTTTTTTTAGTTATATTATATCAAGTTTTATTAATCTTGGATGAATTTCTCATCATCAGAAAATAAATGGTTACAACAGGTATCGTAACGTTTAAAATAGTAACTATTATCATCAAAATTCCCAAATTAGAATAGTTTTCGGGAACTATTACTTTTCCGTTTTCTACAACTTTTCTGCTAACTACGAAAATTTCGTTTAAGTATTTGGTTAAAAGTCCTCCGGCAGTAAGAGCCAAATTCATCAAACTCGCCATCAAAGCAAACCAAGTAGCTCTTTTGCCTTCAGGTGCGTAAATTGCTATTAAAGTCAAAAGAGGAATCATACTCAGTTGCGCAAAAGGCGACTCGAGTGCCGTATCGATAATTGCTACGGTTTTTGGTGAAAGCCCCAAACTTTGAGGAATTCCGTAATATAACCCGATAATCGGTAAAAATAAAATAGTAGTGATGAGAGTCAGCCAAAGGAGTGTATAGTGAGCCGGTTTTTTAGCGATAAAATCACTAAAAAGCCACATTCCCAAAATTGATAAAATCGCTCCTATTTGACTAAGTGTTCCGAAAAACGCCTTATCAAAGTGTAAAACGTCGATTTCCCACCATTGTAGTCCCGGACCGACGCTTGGCATCGCACGATATACGAATATAACTATTGCCGTTTTAATAATAAACGAGCGGGTTTTTGGGTCTATGTCATTTAGGATAAGTCCTATCATATAAACGATTACGCTAAGACTTACAATAAAAACAATCTCTTGAGAATATTTGAAAATAAAAGCTAAAACCTGATTTTGCCAATGCTGATATTGTCCGTATCCCATAAGGACTACAAAAACGGCAAAAGCAAGTCCTCCGCACAAAATTTTGCAATTTATAGGACTTCTTTGTACGTTTTCGAGTTTGATAATCGTAACGCCTATTATCGAAATAATAGGAATTATAAGAGAAATTTTAAAAATCGTCTCGTAGCTGTATATTTGTGCAAGCCATCCGGAGAGTCCCGCTACCATAACACCTGCCAATGATATCGCAAGACGACCTAAAATTTGCACATACGCAAGCTCTTCTTGAACTTTTTCTTCGGGTTGATTTCTATCTACAACCTCGGTACTCATCGCATCCGCAACCACGTCTTGAAGCACGAATCCTATTACGCTAAGAAGAGCCGAGATAATATAGACGTTTTCTTTGCTTGCGAATTTCGCCCAAGAATAATCTCCTGCAAGTCCTATTAATAAAATCGTCCCCGCCGCAATTAAAGAGGCACCGATATAAACGTAAGCTCTTCTTTGAGAGCCGAAAATCGGGACACTATCGACAAGTTGTCCGAAAACCATTTTTATAGTCCACGGAATACTAAGCCAAACACCAAGACTCACAAGAGCGGCCGCTGAAAGTTTGAGCTCTTCTTTTACCCAAAACGTTTCCGCTACTCCGCTTATACCGCTTGCTCCGTAGGCGAAATAAATCATTAAAAGAGGCAGGTATCTTAGCCTAAAATGTTTAATCGGATTGAGTAGTGAATTTTTAATAGCTTCTTTTACGTTTATCATAATAATTTTACTCCTATTTTTAGAATGATTTCATATTATTTTTCAATGTTTTTTATACCCTCATACGCAGTATTAATCATTTTGTCTATTTCTTCTTTATTAATAATGTAAGGCGGCATAAAATATATTACATTTCCAAGAGGTCTTAGAAGTACTCCGTTTTTGAGTCCGTACTCATAAACTTTTAGTCCCATTCTTTTCTCCCACGGATAATCGATCATCTCAATTGCGCTTATCATACCCGTTTGACGTATCTCTTTTACATTCGGCAACTCTTTGAATTTTTGCATACTCTCCCAAATATATTTCGATTTTTCTTTGTTTTTTTCGATTACGTTTTCTTTTTCGAAAATATCAAAAGTTGCGTTTGCTGCTGCAATACCTAAAGGATTAGCGGTATATGAGTGAGAGTGTAAAAACGCTTTTAGTTCCTTATAATCACAATAAAAAGCCATATAAATTTTATCTGTAGTAAGTACTACGCTAAGAGGCAGATATCCTCCCGTAAGTCCTTTACTCAAACACATAAAATCAGGCTTGATTCCCGCTTGCTCGCAAGCGAACATACTTCCCGTACGCCCGAATCCCACGGCGATTTCATCCGCAATCATATGAATATCGTATTTGTCGCAAAGCTCTCTTAATCCTTTTACGAAAGACGGCGAATGCATTTTCATATATCCCGCGCATTGCACGAGCGGCTCGATAATTAAAGAGCTCACTTTTTTATGATGTTTTTGGAAAATCTCTTCGGCTTTTTTCAGTGCTTTTTGAGCCTCATCTTCGCTTTGGTTTTTAGGAATCGGAATTGTTATGTTTTTGATTAAAATCTCTTTATAAGTATCTTTGTATAATCCCACGTCTCCGACGCTTAAAGCTCCGATAGTCTCTCCGTGATAAGAGTTTTCAAGCGAAAAGAAAAGAGGTCTTGTTTCTCCTTTGTTTTTCCAATAATGAAAGCTCATCTTTATAGCAACTTCAACGGCGCTACTTCCGTTATCCGCATAAAAAACTTTATCAAACCCGGTAAGTTTACATAATCTCTCAGCAAGTTTTATCGCACCTTCGTGAGTAAATCCGGCAAAAATTACATGCTCCAAAGTATTTAGTTGTTCGTTGATTTTTTGATTGATATATTCGTTTGAGTGACCGAAGAGATTAACCCACCAACTGCTGATTGCGTCGATGTAGCTATTGCCTTCAAAATCGTATAAGTAAACGCCTTTTCCTTTTTTGATAGGAATTATCGGCAAAAACTCGTGATCTTTCATTTGAGTGCACGGGTGCCAGTTGTATTTGAGGTCTTTTTTCATAATTTCTGAGTTTTTCATCAAAATCCCTTTATTTCGCCGTTTTTTTTTATTATAATATCAAAAATAGCTTAAAAAACACCTAAATTCAGGTATATGACACGAGTATGACAAAAAGTGAAAAATAAAGGTAAAATTGATGATAGAATGGATGCAGACTCATAGAAAATGGCTTGTGATAACTATTTGGATTGCTACTATAGCTTTTATCGGAGCCGGATTTGTAGGATGGGGGCAATTTCAATTCGGAAAATCACAATCGGCAGTTGCAAAAGTCGGTGATACCGAAGTAACTATTCAAGATTGGCAAGAAGCTTATCAAAACTTATT
Encoded proteins:
- a CDS encoding adenosylmethionine--8-amino-7-oxononanoate transaminase codes for the protein MKNSEIMKKDLKYNWHPCTQMKDHEFLPIIPIKKGKGVYLYDFEGNSYIDAISSWWVNLFGHSNEYINQKINEQLNTLEHVIFAGFTHEGAIKLAERLCKLTGFDKVFYADNGSSAVEVAIKMSFHYWKNKGETRPLFFSLENSYHGETIGALSVGDVGLYKDTYKEILIKNITIPIPKNQSEDEAQKALKKAEEIFQKHHKKVSSLIIEPLVQCAGYMKMHSPSFVKGLRELCDKYDIHMIADEIAVGFGRTGSMFACEQAGIKPDFMCLSKGLTGGYLPLSVVLTTDKIYMAFYCDYKELKAFLHSHSYTANPLGIAAANATFDIFEKENVIEKNKEKSKYIWESMQKFKELPNVKEIRQTGMISAIEMIDYPWEKRMGLKVYEYGLKNGVLLRPLGNVIYFMPPYIINKEEIDKMINTAYEGIKNIEK